The genomic region TTGCTTGTTGATGTGGAGCAATCCCTCAAATGGCATCATTTACACTAATTTCTTTAACGCTAGTTCCCTTCGCATCAAGTACTTGTAATTTCATTTTATTTAAAATTCCTTTCTACAAAACTATTCTATCTTTGATACTGGTGCATCAGTGACTGCTGCTGGTGTTGTTTCAACGCTTGAATCAACAACTCCTTCAACTGGTTTTTCTTCTTTTATTGTGGGTTCTGATTTTTTTGCGTCAACAGTTCTTTTAATTAGTTCTATTGGTGCATTAGGTGTTAAACCTTTAATTGTTTCTTTAATAACTACAAATTGTTTTTTCGGACCTGGAATTGAGCCTTTTACTAATAAAGCATTTTTTTCAGTATCAATTGCAATAACTTCTAAATTTTGAATTGTTACTTTTTCGGTTCCCATATGTCCAGGCATTTTTTTAGATTTTAAAATTCGATTTGGTGCAATTGGCCCCATTGATCCAACCCCACGGTGGTAACCTGACCCATGGCCCATGGGTCCCCGTGAATAGTTATGTCTTTTAATCGAACCGGTAAATCCTTTCCCTTTTGAAGTTCCTGTAACATCAACGAATTCCCCAGCAGTAAAGATATCAACTTTAATAATATCGCCAGAATTATAACCATCCATATTTCTGATTTCTTTAACGAAGCGCTTAGGTGTTGTGTTCGCTTTTTTAAATTGCCCTTGGTCTGGTTTTGAAACCAAGTTAACTCTTTTATCTTCGACAGCTAATTGAAGTGCTTGGTAACCATTTTTTTCTTTTGTTAACATTTGCAAAACAACATTAGGTTGTACTTCAACTACTGTAACTGGTATTAATCTACCGTCGGTAGCAAAAATTTGTGTCATACCAATTTTGCGTCCTAAGATTCCTTTCATTTCTTTCCTCCTTGAAAATACGTCATATATATTTTGTCTCTAAATTAAATTTAAGAATGGTTATTTATTTCATTTCAATTTCCACACCACTTGGTAGTTGAACCCTTTTTAGAGTATCAATTACCTTTGGACCATCAGGATTAATAATATCAATAATTCTTTTATGCGTTCTCATTTCAAATTGTTCTCTTGAATCTTTGTATTTATGAGTTGCTCGTAAAATAGTGATAATATTACGTTCAGTTGGTAAAGGGATTGGTCCCTTTACCTGTATTCCTGCGGCTTGAGCTGCTTCAATGATTTTTTTAATTGATTGATCAACCACACGGTGATCAAAACCTTTTAATTTAATTCTCATTTTAGTTTGAGCCATTACTTTTCCTCCTAATTTGTTCATATTTTTTGTGTAAACATTTACAACCCTTATCAGTGTATCAAAGATAAACCAAAAAAGATGTTCCCACAAAATATACATGCTCATTTATTTTATTGGATAATAGTTAATAATGCAAGTCTTTTTTTGTGTAAATTGTAAATACCAAATCACAAAAAGCTAACTAAATTAATAGTTAGCTTTTTGTGATTTGGTATTTACAATTTACAGTCTTATTTATATTGATTAGTAATCGAATCAACATTAATTTTTCATTTTAAAGCTGGGAAAGTATAATCTGATGTTTGCGTTAGAAATTGGCCATTTTTACCAACCTCTTTATCTTCATCTGCTGTTAAGGTTCCTTTTTCATCCCCTTTTTTAACAAATCCTAAGGCTACTTGAATATCGGGATTAATTTTAACATCATTTGGAATATCACTTAAATTATAACGGTGATAATAATCATCCTTTAAATCATCAAAGTCATAGAAATCATAACTAAGGAAGAATCATTGATGACCATAAGTTGCTTCATCATTCTTACTATTTGGATTAAGATAAACTAAGTAATTAGCATAAACGACTAATTTATCAATCGTTGCAGTAAAGGTAAACCGATGATGTTCCCCTTGGAATTCTAAACGAATTGCAACATTTGGAATAACAATTGCAACATAACGGGTTGATTGATAACCACGATTTTGTTCAATTTTGTCATAACCTTCATTATATCCATTTTTAGGATTATTTAATCATTTAATAATTGATGCTACTGGTGAAAATGTTTTTAATGATGGTGGAGTAAAAAAACCTTTTTTACTAATAGTAGGTCAAGTATGCTCTTTAACTCAATCTTTTTCATTTGTTTTTTCTGGATTTCCAGTTGTTGTCACTAAATTTTTATTTGTTGAATCCTGAATTGCTTGATTTTCATTGGCAAGTAAGGCTACTTGCACATAAGTTGAATCATAACTAGTTGAATAATCATTATAAAAAGCTTCTCATATTTTTTTTTGATTAATTTTCTTACTACTATCAAGAGGATCTGCCGTATCACTTTTCGCCTTGGCAATTAAGTTATCTTTTTGCCCTTGTAACCCAGTGGCAACTTGTTCATCACTTCATTTTGTCCCTTTCCCAGTTGTTACACTATTATCTTTTGTTAAATTTATTCCATGTAAAAAAGGATTAAGGACATTATTAACTAAGCCCATTCGGCCTCCTTGTAAACTATACTCAAAAGGAGCATCAGTTTCATCTTTTCCTGACTTAGTGGCATCGTCTATTCCATTTGTTGATTTATTAGTTGCTGTTGGAGCATGACTAAATTTTTGATTCCCATTATATATAAAAACAGAAACTGGACTCCCTTCTGGGGTTTTACTACATGCAACAAGCGATGAAACTGATGTTAAACATAACACTGATGCTGTAAAAATTGATAGTAACTTACGCATTATAAAACTCTTTTCTAAAACACTAATTTAATAATTATTCTTTTCACTGAATAATATATTATCTTAAATTTATGTATTTTTCAAACCAAAATCAGCAAACGATCCATGTTTTTTTACAAATAATAATTCAACCTTACCAGTTGGTCCATTTCGATGCTTTGATAAAATTAATTGTGCTTTTTCAGTTTCTGGCCCTGCTAATTCTAACTTATCTGAATCATGGACAGTATAATATTCTTCTCGAAATAAAAACATAATAATATCGGCATCTTGTTCAATTGCCCCTGAATCACGTAAATCAGACATAATTGGTCTTTTATCTTCTCGTTTTTCAACTAACCGTGATAATTGTGATAAACAAATAATTGGTACTTCTAACTCACGTGCTAAAGCTTTAAGTTGCCGTGAAATTGTGGAAACTTCTTGTTGCCGTGAATCACCAAAATGCGTTCCGGTACTTAATAATTGTAAGTAATCAATCACAACTAAGCCAACTTCATTTTCCCGGCATAATTTTCGTAATTTTGATTGCAACTCAATAACTTTTAAACCAGGTGTATCATCAATAAATAACTTTGTCTGTTTTAAAAAATCTGCCGCCTTGGTAATATTTTCCCAATCCCGACTTTGTAAACCTTTTCCTGTTCGAACTTTAACCGAATCTACCGTTGAATAACTCCCTAACATTCTTTGAATTAATTGTTCCGCTGGCATTTCAACAGAAAAAATTGTAACAGCTTTCTTTGATTCAGCAGCTGATTTAACAGCAAAATTTAATGCTAAAGCAGTTTTCCCCATTGATGGTCGCGCTGCTAAAATAATAAAATCCCCTTTTTGAAATCCCGAAGTCATCCGGTCTAAATCACGAAAACCACTTGGACTTCCTGTTAACATTTCCCCAGAATTTTCCAATAATTCAATTTTGTGTAATACTTTGTCCACTTCATCATAAGATGTTTTAAATAAATTACCTTTTCGTTCTTTTTTAACATCTAAAATTTCTTTTTCGGCCTGACTAACAACTTCATCAATTGGTTGATGAGCATCAATGTACCGGTTAATCTTATTAACAACTGCTTTTAAACGCCGTGATGTTGTATTTTTAATAATAATATCTAAATACTCTGATAAATTAGCATCCGTTGTATATGACTGAAATAAATCCGTTAAAAATTCAATTCCGCCAATTTTATTTAAAATATTATTTTTTAACATATAATTACTCAATGTTGCAACATTAATCGCATCCTTTGCTAAAAATTGTTCTTGTAAAGTTTTAAAAATCACTTTATAATTCATCACAGTAAAATCATCTTCGTTTAAAATCGAAAAGACTTCTTCAGCAGCATTAATTGAATGGGCAATAATTGCTAAAACATTTTTTTCGGCATCATTAATAACATTAATTTTATTTATCTCAGTTTTACTTATTTCTATTTTATTTAAAGTTTCCATCAATTAAGTCTCCTTTTTTTCAATCATTACTTTTAATTTTGCGATAATATTTGGAGCTAATTTAATTTTTAAATAATGCAGACCAAAACTTCTCAAATTATTATTATCAATAAATTTCTTTTTATCAACTTTTAAATTAAATTCTTTTGCTAAACGATCTTCAATTACTGTTAAAGAAACGCTTCCAAATATTTTGTTATCATGTACTTTTAATTTAAAATTTAATGTTAATTGTTCTAAGGCAGTTTTTAATTCCTCTAAAGTTGCTTTTGTCGCTGCTGCTTGAGCTGCTTGTTGCGATAACACGACATTTAACTTCGCCAAATTAGCCGGAGTTGTTGGAATGGCAAATCCCTCTTTAATTAAGTAATTTTTAGCATAGCCATCAGAAACTTCAATCATGTCATTGACTTTGCCTTTACCTTTAACATCTTTCACTAAAATAACTTTCATCCTAATCACCTACTACAAATTATAACGGAAAAAGTTCGCAAAATATTTACAATTTACATATTTTATTTAGTGTAAATTGTAAATACCAAATCATAAAAAGTTAACTAAATTAATAGTTAACTTTTTTTAAGTTACTTATATGAGGTTGAAATTATGCAAATAAAGCAATATTTAATTTTGCGGTCGTTAGTAAAAAGTATGGTAAAGATATTGTTATTAATATTGTCAATAAAATTGCAAATGATATTAAAATTAAAAAGTAAAGAATAAATTATCCCGCGTAATTTACAATCTTCAATTAACTTTCAATTACTTCCAACTGGTGGTTGTTGTGGTTTGGGTTCTGGTTTATTACTCCCCGTTTTCACTATTATTTGGTTTTTCGCAACTAATTAATGATGTTGTACTTGTTGCTGTTAATCCGATTACCTCCTAAAATATTTAAAATGTTATAATTATTGCACATAAATTATAACATTTTAAATATTTTAGGAGGTAAAGTATGAAAATATGAAAGATTAGATTTTAATGAAAGAGTAAATTTGGAAAAATTAAAAGATAATGAATTATTTAAAAAGAAAAATGGAACAATTAATATTCGAAAAATTGCTAAGCAAATGAATAGAGATTATAGAACTATTTGACAAGAGTTAAATATGTTTGATAATATTAATGATTATAATGCTGCAAAAGCACAAAAAATACATGATAAAAATAAAAAACAATGTCGTAAATATTCAATGTTAAATTCACAAGAATTAAGTCATTTTTCTAATGAATATAATAATTTTGGTCGTTCGCCACAAAATATTATTACTTCGTATGAATTACAATATAATGTAAAATTTGGTGTATGTTTTAAAACAATGTATAAATATATTAAATTAGGTTATTTTAATTTAAAAAAAGAAATGTTATATTTTAAAAATAAAAAAAGAAAAACAAAAAATGGGGAACAAAATGATAATCGTGGAAAATTAATTAATATTAGAGATTATAAGCAATTTTTAAATGATTATGGAAATGATTTAAGTTTTAGTGTAATTTGAGAAATGGATACTCTTGATTGTGGTAATTTTTATTTGTTAGTTTTAGTAAATCGTAAATCAAAAATACTTTTTTTATCATATTTTATTTAGTAAAAAGGCAAGTATTATATTAACAATTTTAATGAAAATGATTAAACAAATTGGTATTAGTAAATTTAGTTGTATTTTAACCGATAGAGGAAAAGAATTTTATAGATGAAAATCAATAGAAAAACATTTTAAAATAAGAGTTTATTTTTGTGATCCTGGTAAACCTCGCCAGAAAGCATTAGTAGAAAGAATAAATAGAGATATAAGGCGTTTATTGGCTCAAAATGAGCCATTAATTAATATTCGTAGTAGATTAAAATCTATTTTAGATATATTAAATACCACAATTATACCTTGCTTGGAAAATTTTACATCAAGACAATAATTTAAAAAAATTTTTTTAAATTAAATTAGTGTTTGTTAAGATTAGTAAAATTTATTTTTTGTTGTGTTTAATTTTATAATTTTAAAAATAAATATTAAAAACAATATTTTTAATTTACTATTCTTTGTGATTATTGTTTTTTATTTTTAATTTGCTATAATTTTATTAACTTTTTATGATTTAGTTTTACAATATACAAAGATTTTAAATTTATGGTTGTTTTTTGAACAAATTTAATGTTATAATTATTTAGGTTTTCGGGCTATAGCTCAGTTGGTTAGAGCGCACCCCTGATAAGGGTGAGGTCGATGGTTCAAGTCCATTTAGCCCGACCATTTTTTATACTATTTTTGGGCCCGTAGCTCAGCTGGGAGAGCACCTGCCTTGCACGCAGGGGGTCGACGGTTCGATCCCGTTCGGGTCCACCATCTATAAAAGAAATATGTATATTGTAAAACTAAATCATAAAAAGTTAATAAAATTATAGCAAATTAAAAATAAAAAACAATAATCACAAAAAATAGTAAATTAAAAATATTGTTTTTAATATTTATTTTTAATTTGCTATAATTTTATTAACTTTTTATGATTTAGTTTTACAATATACATATTTTATTCCACAATTGGGTCTAAATCCTCAATATCAAGAGCTCCTCTGAGTTTTTCTTTTTTAATATTTTTTTTCTCTAATTTTGCTTGCATTTTTGCTGCTTTTAATTCTTCTTTCATTAACCGCTTGGTTTCTTTTTTCGAAGTTTTAGCATTACGGTTAAAATCATTATCATTAACAAAATTAAAGAATTCATCATCATCAGCTACATTAATTGAGTTTGCCGCTTGTTGTGGTTGCTCCGTTTGTTGTTTTTGCTGATTAAGAAAAACGGGATCTGTAACAAAAACTTGTTCATAATATGATTGATTATTTGGTGGTTGTTCCTGATTTCCTTGTTCATAACTTGAATAACTTGATCTTATCGGTTCCTCTGAACTCACCACTGAATTATTATTATATTGTTGTTCAACCATTGGTTCATCAAAAGGTACATTCCCTTGATTTTGGTTCATACCTGACCCATAATTATATTCTTCCGTTGGGAACTGATTTATTTGTTCTTCATCCCTACGTTCTAAAAACCCATTATTTGCTTCTGGTGAAATGCTTGGTTCTTTTCTTAAGTCATTATTTTTTTTGGTATGCAAATCACTATTTGATTGAAAATTGTTATTAAAATGATCATGATAATTTGAATTATTATGGCCACAAGGACAAGCGCCACCACAATTATTATTTTGTGGTTCGTAGTAATTTGGATACATCCCTGGATACATCCCGCCTTGGCACATTCCATTTCCCATTGATGGATATGGTGGCATCATTGAATAAAATGGATATGGTGGCATCATTGGATAAAATGGATACGGTTTTGGCACTACTTGCTGAGCTGGAGCTGGTTGTTGAATAAAAAAGACTTGTGGTGAAGCACCATTAGTTGTCGGATGCGGGGTAATAATCTGTTGCGGATTGGTTGCATATTGAGGTGCCGAAGCCCCTGTTAAATAACTATTTGGATAAGACGGAATCGGCGATAATGTTAAAGTGCTGATGAATACTTCTGCATCACGACGACTTCTAAAAAGTGCAACTTCACTATTAGTATCATGTGACTTTACTAAATATCCTTCTTCATTTGGTAAGATATAAAAGCCATTATTATTCATTTTTGCACCTCATTTGCCCGATTCTCTATCTAATTCTACTTGATACTATATATTTTATCATAAAAAAAACAAAAA from Spiroplasma endosymbiont of Polydrusus cervinus harbors:
- the rpsJ gene encoding 30S ribosomal protein S10, giving the protein MAQTKMRIKLKGFDHRVVDQSIKKIIEAAQAAGIQVKGPIPLPTERNIITILRATHKYKDSREQFEMRTHKRIIDIINPDGPKVIDTLKRVQLPSGVEIEMK
- the rplI gene encoding 50S ribosomal protein L9; translation: MKVILVKDVKGKGKVNDMIEVSDGYAKNYLIKEGFAIPTTPANLAKLNVVLSQQAAQAAATKATLEELKTALEQLTLNFKLKVHDNKIFGSVSLTVIEDRLAKEFNLKVDKKKFIDNNNLRSFGLHYLKIKLAPNIIAKLKVMIEKKET
- the rplC gene encoding 50S ribosomal protein L3, encoding MKGILGRKIGMTQIFATDGRLIPVTVVEVQPNVVLQMLTKEKNGYQALQLAVEDKRVNLVSKPDQGQFKKANTTPKRFVKEIRNMDGYNSGDIIKVDIFTAGEFVDVTGTSKGKGFTGSIKRHNYSRGPMGHGSGYHRGVGSMGPIAPNRILKSKKMPGHMGTEKVTIQNLEVIAIDTEKNALLVKGSIPGPKKQFVVIKETIKGLTPNAPIELIKRTVDAKKSEPTIKEEKPVEGVVDSSVETTPAAVTDAPVSKIE
- the dnaB gene encoding replicative DNA helicase, with the translated sequence METLNKIEISKTEINKINVINDAEKNVLAIIAHSINAAEEVFSILNEDDFTVMNYKVIFKTLQEQFLAKDAINVATLSNYMLKNNILNKIGGIEFLTDLFQSYTTDANLSEYLDIIIKNTTSRRLKAVVNKINRYIDAHQPIDEVVSQAEKEILDVKKERKGNLFKTSYDEVDKVLHKIELLENSGEMLTGSPSGFRDLDRMTSGFQKGDFIILAARPSMGKTALALNFAVKSAAESKKAVTIFSVEMPAEQLIQRMLGSYSTVDSVKVRTGKGLQSRDWENITKAADFLKQTKLFIDDTPGLKVIELQSKLRKLCRENEVGLVVIDYLQLLSTGTHFGDSRQQEVSTISRQLKALARELEVPIICLSQLSRLVEKREDKRPIMSDLRDSGAIEQDADIIMFLFREEYYTVHDSDKLELAGPETEKAQLILSKHRNGPTGKVELLFVKKHGSFADFGLKNT